A stretch of the bacterium genome encodes the following:
- the dnaE gene encoding DNA polymerase III subunit alpha: MSTYVPLWCKSYYSFLEGASAPDDLVARAAALKLPALALTDKDGVYGVPAAYQAARGAGVALIIGSQVTVVDAGLAAMRSDGGVMVDPSTIAGLASGSVDPFGGAPPVDTSTIILLATDRRGYTNLCRLLTAGRLRSPKGTCLVTWDEIAAHADGLLALWGSGASLLAREDGSGAARTAGTLREAFGDRLYALVARHRQATDLRAEARLRRRAARFGLGTVATVEVLYHVKEKRPLQDVLTCVREGVTVQQAGLRLRPNDRHAILGPRAFARLFRDDPAAVARTLEIAERCSFDLGDLRYRYPSEHLPFGMSTARWLDHLAWQGARERFGDPVPRDMGARMDTELALIHELDYDGYFLTMYEIVRFCREQGILCQGRGSAANSITCYCLKITAVNPREVDLLFERFISRERAEPPDIDLDIEHDRREEVIRHVYEKYGRERAAMVANVVRFRPRSAIREVGKALGLPAVNLDRLAKLASHYRADDIEDETFRGAGFDPASPLIAHFRRLVDEIQEVPRHLSIHPGGFLLGHEPVHDLVPIENATMPGRTVIQWDKYAVESLGLFKVDLLGLGALNHLHRAFELLRAHRGLEMSLARIPRDDRPTFAMLHRGDSVGTFQVESRAQMNMLPRLRPDNYYDLVIQVAIIRPGPITGGMLHPYIERRHGREKVAYPHPSLEPILRKTLGVPLFQEQVMRLAMVAADYTPGEADQLRRDMATWRSHGPMEQHRDKLVTRMVAKGIAPDFAERVFQPCGKLCAHRLCHLVAQVPPPRRVYLCPVECTTDGLLHLRDDRGRCETPRDPHSPHRRHIKRLGLHIRAGVRRRCVWVRSWRLGPKARASPKGEARSLERTHTHLRRVTNSNGGPHGLTVRQGDAAGGGGAHRRDAAIQGHC; this comes from the coding sequence ATGTCCACCTACGTGCCGCTGTGGTGCAAGTCGTACTACTCGTTCCTCGAGGGCGCCTCGGCGCCCGACGACCTGGTCGCGCGCGCGGCCGCGCTGAAGCTGCCGGCGCTGGCGCTGACCGACAAGGACGGCGTGTACGGCGTGCCGGCGGCGTACCAGGCGGCCAGGGGCGCCGGCGTGGCGCTGATCATCGGGAGCCAGGTGACCGTGGTCGACGCGGGCCTGGCGGCAATGCGCAGCGACGGCGGCGTGATGGTTGACCCGTCAACCATCGCCGGCCTGGCCTCCGGCAGCGTTGACCCGTTTGGCGGCGCCCCGCCGGTTGATACGTCAACCATCATCCTGCTCGCGACCGATCGCCGCGGCTACACGAACCTGTGCCGCCTGCTGACCGCGGGTCGGCTGCGCTCGCCCAAGGGCACCTGCCTCGTCACCTGGGACGAGATCGCCGCCCACGCCGACGGCCTGCTCGCGCTGTGGGGCAGCGGCGCCAGCCTGCTGGCCCGCGAGGACGGCAGCGGCGCCGCGCGCACGGCCGGAACGCTGCGCGAGGCCTTCGGCGACCGGCTGTACGCGCTGGTGGCGCGCCATCGCCAGGCCACCGACCTGCGCGCCGAGGCCCGCCTCAGGCGCCGGGCCGCGCGGTTCGGGCTGGGCACCGTCGCGACGGTCGAGGTGCTCTACCACGTGAAGGAGAAGCGCCCGCTGCAGGACGTGCTGACCTGCGTGCGCGAGGGCGTGACCGTCCAGCAGGCGGGGCTGCGCCTGCGCCCCAACGACCGCCATGCCATCCTCGGGCCGCGCGCGTTCGCGCGGCTGTTCCGCGACGACCCGGCCGCCGTAGCCCGCACGCTCGAGATCGCGGAACGCTGCAGCTTCGATTTGGGCGACCTGCGCTACCGCTACCCATCCGAACACCTGCCGTTCGGCATGTCGACCGCGCGCTGGCTGGACCACCTGGCGTGGCAGGGCGCCCGCGAGCGCTTCGGCGACCCGGTGCCGCGCGACATGGGCGCGCGCATGGACACCGAACTCGCGCTGATCCACGAACTGGACTACGACGGCTACTTCCTGACGATGTACGAGATCGTGCGGTTCTGCCGCGAGCAGGGCATCCTCTGCCAGGGGCGCGGCTCGGCGGCCAACTCCATCACCTGCTACTGCCTGAAGATCACGGCCGTGAACCCGCGCGAGGTGGACCTGCTGTTCGAGCGCTTCATCTCGCGCGAGCGGGCCGAGCCGCCGGACATCGACCTGGACATCGAGCACGACCGGCGCGAGGAGGTCATCCGCCACGTCTACGAGAAGTACGGGCGCGAGCGCGCAGCGATGGTCGCCAACGTGGTGCGCTTCCGGCCGCGTTCGGCCATCCGCGAGGTGGGCAAGGCGCTGGGGCTGCCGGCGGTGAACCTGGACCGCCTGGCCAAGCTGGCCAGCCACTACCGCGCCGACGACATCGAGGACGAGACGTTCCGCGGCGCCGGCTTCGACCCCGCCTCGCCGCTCATCGCCCACTTCCGGCGCCTGGTCGACGAGATCCAGGAGGTGCCGCGGCACCTCTCGATCCATCCCGGCGGATTCCTGCTCGGGCACGAGCCGGTGCACGACCTGGTGCCGATCGAGAACGCGACCATGCCCGGCCGCACGGTCATCCAGTGGGACAAGTACGCGGTCGAGTCGCTGGGCCTGTTCAAGGTCGACCTGCTGGGTCTGGGCGCGCTGAACCACCTGCACCGCGCCTTCGAGCTGCTGCGCGCACACCGCGGCCTGGAGATGTCACTGGCGCGCATCCCGCGCGACGACCGCCCCACCTTCGCCATGCTGCACCGCGGCGACTCGGTGGGCACCTTCCAGGTCGAGAGCCGCGCGCAGATGAACATGCTGCCGCGGCTGCGGCCGGACAACTACTACGACCTGGTCATCCAGGTGGCGATCATCCGGCCCGGGCCCATCACCGGCGGCATGCTGCACCCGTACATCGAGCGGCGGCACGGGCGCGAGAAGGTCGCGTACCCGCACCCGTCGCTGGAGCCGATCCTGCGCAAGACCCTGGGCGTGCCGCTGTTCCAGGAACAGGTGATGCGCCTGGCGATGGTCGCGGCCGACTACACGCCCGGCGAGGCGGACCAGCTGCGCCGCGACATGGCCACCTGGCGTTCGCACGGGCCGATGGAGCAGCACCGCGACAAGCTCGTCACGCGCATGGTGGCCAAGGGAATAGCGCCCGACTTTGCCGAGCGCGTCTTCCAACCATGCGGCAAGCTTTGCGCTCATCGCCTATGCCACCTCGTGGCTCAAGTGCCACCACCCCGACGTGTTTACCTGTGCCCTGTTGAATGCACAACCGATGGGCTTCTACACCTCCGGGACGATCGTGGAAGATGCGAAACGCCACGGGATCCCCATTCTCCCCATAGACGTCACATTAAGCGATTGGGACTGCATATTAGAGCCGGTGTGCGACGGAGGTGTGTGTGGGTCCGCTCCTGGCGACTCGGGCCGAAGGCCCGAGCGAGCCCGAAGGGCGAAGCGCGGAGCCTGGAGCGGACTCACACACACCTCCGTCGCGTCACCAACTCCAATGGCGGTCCGCATGGGCTTACGGTACGTCAAGGGGATGCGGCGGGAGGTGGCGGAGCGCATCGTCGCGATGCGGCCATACAGGGACATTGCTGA
- a CDS encoding DNA polymerase Y family protein — protein sequence MVRRAFPEAHRRTAGAEARRVPLDEAGEPVTGGEAADCEAAGCEEAEDDSPRPALLARAAAIHRTDRIACVALPAFPLQLVLRRQPEWRGEPAAVVEQDNPLAPLLWVNEAALRVGILPGMRYAAALSVDHRLRATTVTDTRRDKAVAALHRHLLRYSPRVEPAGDDPGVFWLDAGGLERVDGTPRQWAARLWQSLQRAHFTAGVTVGYSRFGTCCLSRAHREVLVLDAPAAEQAACRRVPLSRLDLAPAVRDDLTRLGLKTIDDLLRLPAAGLGARFGAGTLKLVQLARGLGFDPLQPALPPEPVRAEEHFDEPETDAWRLLFVIKRRLHPLLARLADETRAVALLRLELRLADRAGTLLSHDLRPASPTLDVVLLTELVRLRLENLDLAAGVERVTVSIAPTAAPAEALELFRRRPRRDPEAALRAVARLRAEMGDSAVARAELRPGHLPEQGYGWRDITGAVAPEPAAAAAKTAATATATAPRPQLVRRVLPRPRPLVGGGPELILTDPAQLVRAAATPGVPALGQDALRAHGPFLLSGGWWSGEVRRAYHYLEADGGRVLWLFHAEAEQRWYLHGFVE from the coding sequence ATGGTCCGGAGGGCCTTTCCTGAGGCGCATCGCCGGACTGCCGGCGCGGAAGCGCGGCGCGTGCCGCTCGACGAGGCGGGTGAGCCCGTCACCGGCGGCGAGGCTGCGGACTGCGAAGCCGCGGGTTGTGAAGAAGCAGAGGACGACAGCCCCCGCCCCGCGCTCCTGGCGCGCGCCGCCGCCATCCATCGCACCGACCGCATCGCCTGCGTGGCCTTGCCGGCGTTTCCCCTGCAGCTGGTGCTGCGCCGGCAGCCCGAGTGGCGCGGCGAGCCGGCCGCCGTCGTGGAACAGGACAATCCGCTGGCGCCGCTGCTGTGGGTCAACGAGGCGGCGCTGCGCGTCGGCATATTGCCGGGCATGCGCTATGCGGCGGCGCTGTCGGTCGACCACCGGCTGCGCGCGACCACGGTCACCGACACGCGCCGCGACAAGGCGGTGGCCGCGCTGCACCGTCACCTGCTGCGCTACAGCCCGCGCGTCGAACCGGCGGGCGACGATCCCGGCGTGTTCTGGCTGGATGCGGGCGGGCTCGAGCGCGTCGACGGCACGCCGCGCCAGTGGGCGGCGCGGCTGTGGCAGTCGCTGCAGCGCGCGCACTTCACGGCCGGCGTCACCGTCGGCTACTCGCGCTTCGGCACCTGCTGCCTCAGCCGCGCCCACCGCGAGGTGCTGGTGCTCGACGCGCCCGCGGCCGAGCAGGCGGCCTGCCGCCGCGTGCCGCTCTCGCGGCTGGACCTGGCCCCCGCCGTGCGCGACGACCTGACGCGGCTGGGCCTGAAGACCATCGACGACCTGCTGCGCCTGCCGGCCGCGGGCCTCGGCGCGCGGTTCGGCGCCGGCACGCTGAAGCTGGTGCAGCTGGCGCGCGGCCTGGGCTTCGACCCGCTGCAACCCGCCCTGCCGCCCGAGCCGGTGCGCGCCGAGGAACACTTCGACGAACCGGAGACCGACGCCTGGCGCCTGCTCTTCGTCATCAAGCGCCGGCTGCATCCGCTGCTGGCCAGGCTGGCCGACGAGACGCGCGCGGTGGCACTGCTGCGCCTGGAACTGCGGCTGGCCGATCGCGCCGGCACGCTGCTGTCGCACGACCTGCGGCCGGCCTCCCCCACGCTCGACGTGGTGCTGCTGACCGAACTGGTGCGCCTGCGGCTGGAAAACCTGGACCTGGCCGCGGGCGTGGAACGGGTGACCGTCTCCATCGCACCGACCGCCGCGCCGGCCGAGGCGCTGGAACTGTTCCGTCGTCGCCCGCGCCGTGATCCCGAAGCCGCGTTGCGCGCGGTGGCCCGCCTGCGCGCCGAGATGGGCGACAGCGCCGTGGCCCGCGCCGAGCTGCGTCCCGGCCACCTGCCCGAGCAGGGTTACGGCTGGCGTGACATCACCGGTGCGGTTGCGCCGGAGCCGGCTGCGGCTGCTGCGAAAACGGCGGCGACTGCGACTGCGACGGCTCCGCGTCCGCAACTCGTGCGACGCGTGCTGCCACGTCCGCGCCCGCTGGTGGGCGGCGGTCCGGAGCTGATCCTCACCGACCCTGCGCAGCTGGTGCGCGCGGCCGCGACGCCCGGCGTGCCGGCCCTGGGTCAGGACGCGCTGCGCGCCCACGGGCCGTTCCTGCTCTCGGGCGGCTGGTGGTCGGGCGAGGTGCGCCGCGCCTACCACTACCTGGAAGCCGACGGCGGTCGCGTGCTGTGGCTGTTCCACGCCGAGGCCGAGCAGCGCTGGTACCTGCACGGCTTCGTCGAGTAG
- the rarD gene encoding EamA family transporter RarD, translating to MAESRAAKTTDPGEARRGALYGTAAFLWWGFAPLYFKAVGSVPSLEVLAHRISWSLVFLMVLMAFRGGLRPTLALFRDRRTLLTMAATTCLIAVNWLVFIWSIANDRLVEASLGYFINPLVNVAFGAIFLHERLRRPQLAAVGLAALGVAWLTIRLGHPPWIALVLAISFAIYGLLRKLARPTGIQGLTLETTLLAPLAIAFLCWREARGELAFGHAGLRISLLLCAAGPITALPLIWYAEGARRLRFATVGFLQYLSPSLQFLLAVLAFGEPFTRVHAVGFGAIWAALVVYSWDTARGLRRA from the coding sequence TTGGCGGAATCACGAGCAGCGAAGACCACCGACCCGGGGGAGGCCCGCCGCGGCGCCCTGTACGGCACCGCCGCCTTCCTGTGGTGGGGGTTCGCCCCGCTCTATTTCAAGGCCGTCGGTTCGGTGCCCTCGCTCGAGGTGCTGGCCCATCGCATCAGCTGGTCGCTCGTTTTCCTGATGGTCCTGATGGCGTTCCGCGGCGGCCTGCGGCCGACGCTGGCCCTGTTCCGCGACCGTCGCACGCTGCTGACGATGGCGGCGACGACCTGCCTGATCGCCGTGAACTGGCTGGTGTTCATCTGGTCCATCGCGAACGACCGCCTGGTGGAGGCGAGCCTGGGCTACTTCATCAATCCGCTGGTCAATGTGGCGTTCGGCGCCATCTTCCTGCACGAGCGCCTGCGCCGCCCGCAGCTGGCGGCGGTCGGCCTGGCGGCGCTCGGCGTCGCGTGGCTGACCATCCGCCTGGGACACCCGCCCTGGATCGCGCTGGTGCTGGCGATCAGCTTCGCCATCTACGGATTGCTGCGGAAGCTGGCGCGACCGACCGGCATCCAGGGCCTCACGCTGGAAACCACGCTGCTTGCGCCGCTGGCGATCGCGTTCCTGTGCTGGCGCGAGGCGCGGGGCGAGCTGGCCTTCGGGCACGCGGGGCTGCGGATCAGCCTGCTGCTCTGCGCCGCCGGGCCCATCACGGCGCTGCCGCTCATCTGGTATGCCGAGGGCGCGCGCCGGCTGCGCTTCGCCACCGTGGGCTTCCTGCAGTACCTGTCGCCGTCGCTGCAGTTCCTGCTGGCGGTGCTCGCGTTCGGCGAGCCGTTCACGCGCGTCCACGCGGTCGGTTTCGGCGCCATCTGGGCGGCCCTGGTGGTCTATTCGTGGGATACGGCGCGGGGCTTGCGTCGCGCCTGA
- a CDS encoding TonB-dependent receptor, which yields MSLHLHNSRALALVSAVLLLLASLPAAAGTTGTISGRVLDPDGKPVVAATVIVVGTRLGAYTDAEGKFLILNVAPGTYDVKASRLGFNAVTMSGVIASADNTTRIDLKMGDTNLATEEVVIVADRPPVDVKETSSQVTLTTEEIEELPVQSLEDVVNLQAGVVDGHFRGGRQGEVQYQVDGVSVNNAFDNKSSLNIDRSLLQEVQVISGTFDAEYGQAMSGVVNAILKQGGESYRVEGEYYTGGFLFPGREDMRKTSDDIHVTGTHNMQATLSGPLPWDKTNFLISGRRYQWDDYIQSERIYNPTDDHENPLDRNSPFIATGDGDKSPLGYTNEWSGVLKLSSNRLTETRLSYQALFNSRETRPTDWKFRYMPDALSIKRTFSLAHGFDVTHTLGASTFLDFSARQNLFDYTDHLYEDPYDPRYDATPALNSTLNLGDYFYQGVQLTHYIQKTTTYIFKGSVVSQLDSENQAKAGFELSLPEVEFGTPVWLSFINNELVRKTGDHEQASLKRFPVMGAAYVQDQMNRNDLIVRFGARLDYFDARSTIPSDLANPANAIAGAPESVPQATTVKATISPRVGVAYPIEDKAAIHFAYGHFRQLPSVSTMFSNSDYSILDELQASDPNYNAMGNPDVRPESTVQYEVGYKQVVNDDFGYDLTIYYKDVRDLLGVEFIDTYTGATYSRLTNVDHGSALGVTLALDHRRVGPLSTSLDYTWQQAMGNSSDPSETATRAPPARTRGPAWCPSTGTSDTRST from the coding sequence GTGTCGCTGCACCTTCACAATTCGCGGGCCCTGGCCCTGGTGTCCGCCGTGTTGCTGCTGCTGGCTTCGCTGCCGGCGGCCGCGGGCACGACGGGCACGATCTCCGGCCGCGTGCTCGACCCCGACGGCAAGCCGGTCGTGGCTGCCACGGTAATCGTCGTCGGCACGCGCCTGGGCGCCTATACCGACGCCGAAGGCAAGTTCCTCATCCTGAACGTGGCTCCCGGCACCTACGACGTGAAGGCGAGCCGGCTCGGCTTCAACGCGGTGACCATGAGCGGCGTCATTGCCTCGGCCGACAACACGACACGCATCGACCTGAAGATGGGCGACACGAACCTGGCCACCGAAGAGGTGGTCATCGTGGCCGACCGTCCGCCGGTCGACGTGAAGGAAACCAGTTCGCAGGTCACGCTGACCACCGAGGAGATCGAGGAACTGCCGGTGCAGAGCCTCGAGGACGTGGTCAACCTGCAGGCGGGCGTGGTCGACGGCCACTTCCGCGGCGGCCGCCAGGGCGAAGTGCAGTACCAGGTCGACGGCGTGAGCGTCAACAACGCCTTCGACAACAAGTCGAGCCTGAACATCGACCGCTCGCTGCTGCAGGAAGTCCAGGTCATCAGCGGTACCTTCGACGCCGAGTACGGACAGGCGATGAGCGGCGTCGTCAACGCCATCCTCAAGCAGGGCGGCGAGTCGTACCGTGTCGAGGGCGAGTACTACACCGGCGGGTTCCTGTTTCCCGGGCGAGAGGACATGCGCAAGACCAGTGACGACATCCACGTCACCGGCACGCACAACATGCAGGCGACCCTGAGCGGCCCCCTGCCGTGGGACAAGACCAACTTCCTCATCAGCGGCCGCCGCTACCAGTGGGACGACTACATCCAGAGCGAGCGCATCTACAACCCCACCGACGACCACGAGAATCCGCTGGACCGCAACAGCCCGTTCATCGCCACCGGCGACGGTGACAAGTCGCCGCTCGGCTACACGAACGAGTGGTCGGGCGTGCTCAAGCTGAGCAGCAATCGCCTGACGGAAACCCGCCTCAGCTACCAGGCGCTGTTCAACTCGCGCGAGACGCGGCCCACCGACTGGAAGTTCCGTTACATGCCCGACGCGTTGTCGATCAAGCGGACGTTCTCGCTGGCCCACGGGTTCGACGTGACGCACACGCTGGGGGCTTCGACGTTCCTCGACTTCAGCGCCCGCCAGAACCTGTTCGACTACACGGACCACCTCTATGAGGATCCCTACGACCCGCGGTACGACGCGACGCCGGCGCTGAATTCGACCCTCAACCTGGGCGACTACTTCTACCAGGGCGTGCAGCTGACCCACTACATCCAGAAGACGACGACCTACATCTTCAAGGGTTCGGTGGTCAGCCAGCTCGACAGCGAGAACCAGGCCAAGGCGGGCTTCGAGCTGAGCCTGCCCGAGGTCGAGTTCGGCACCCCGGTTTGGCTGAGCTTCATCAACAACGAGCTGGTGCGCAAGACCGGCGACCACGAGCAGGCTTCGCTGAAGCGCTTCCCGGTGATGGGCGCCGCCTACGTGCAGGACCAGATGAACCGCAACGACCTCATCGTGCGGTTCGGGGCGCGGCTCGACTACTTCGACGCGCGGTCGACCATTCCCAGCGACCTGGCCAACCCCGCCAACGCGATCGCGGGCGCGCCCGAGTCGGTGCCGCAGGCCACCACGGTCAAGGCGACGATCTCGCCGCGGGTCGGCGTGGCCTATCCCATCGAGGACAAGGCCGCCATCCACTTCGCGTACGGGCACTTCCGGCAGCTGCCGTCGGTATCGACGATGTTCTCGAATTCCGATTATTCGATCCTCGACGAACTGCAGGCCAGCGACCCCAACTACAACGCGATGGGCAATCCCGATGTGCGGCCCGAGTCGACGGTCCAGTACGAAGTCGGCTACAAGCAGGTCGTCAACGACGACTTCGGCTACGACCTGACCATCTACTACAAGGACGTGCGCGACCTGCTGGGCGTGGAGTTCATCGACACCTATACCGGCGCCACCTACTCGCGCCTGACGAACGTCGACCACGGCAGCGCGCTGGGCGTCACCCTGGCGCTGGACCATCGGCGCGTGGGCCCGCTGAGCACCTCGCTCGACTACACCTGGCAGCAGGCGATGGGCAACTCCAGCGACCCGAGCGAGACCGCCACGCGCGCGCCGCCGGCGAGGACCCGCGGCCCCGCCTGGTGCCCTTCAACTGGGACCAGCGACACACGATCAACCTGA
- a CDS encoding T9SS type A sorting domain-containing protein, whose translation MAMQQTSGRNWRRPAAWAWVALLVVGLAAGLALGGADGARGTREDLPVSISGGQSLTNEALLDSLQRTAFNYFWYQVNPVNGLIRDRSQAGSPCSIAAQGFGITAITIGIEHGWVTKEVGRARIKLGMQTLWNGTQGSAAAGVNGYKGLFYHFLDINSGNRTWTCELSTIDTALLMAGVLDAKQYFHTMDPLDVEIRALADSLYNRVDWDYMRNGGAGIRMGWKPETGFNTFGNWIGYNEAMILYVLALGSPTHPVPTTTWTYWTSGYSWRTYYTQSYVYFPPLFGHQYSHCWIDFRGIPDTYMAARGIDYFENSRRATYAARSYCIANPGAFVGYGENLWGLTASDDPFGYAAHGAPPAQSDNGTISPTAAASSIPFAPEIVLPALHHMYDVWGAGLWGKYGFRDAFNPTLFWWGQDWLGIDQGPIIIMIENYLNGSVWERYMQNPQVVQGLKRAGFQNVSAAPQPTPGPLSGIELYQNAPNPFHGSTTISFAVPQAGPVTLKLYDLRGRLVRHVEAEAEAGDLQQITLDGRGLPSGAYAYSLESGGRKEWKRCIIVK comes from the coding sequence ATGGCGATGCAACAGACAAGCGGACGGAACTGGCGGCGGCCGGCGGCCTGGGCCTGGGTGGCGCTGCTGGTGGTCGGGCTTGCGGCCGGGCTGGCCCTGGGCGGCGCCGACGGTGCGCGCGGCACGCGCGAAGACCTGCCCGTGTCCATCTCGGGCGGCCAGTCGCTGACGAATGAGGCCCTGCTCGACAGCCTGCAGCGCACCGCGTTCAACTATTTCTGGTACCAGGTCAATCCGGTCAACGGCCTCATCCGTGACCGCAGCCAGGCCGGATCGCCCTGCAGCATCGCCGCGCAGGGCTTCGGCATCACGGCCATCACCATCGGCATCGAGCACGGCTGGGTAACGAAGGAAGTCGGCCGGGCGCGCATCAAGCTGGGCATGCAGACGCTCTGGAACGGCACCCAGGGCAGCGCGGCCGCCGGCGTGAACGGCTACAAGGGCCTGTTCTACCACTTCCTGGACATCAACTCCGGCAACCGCACCTGGACCTGTGAGCTCTCGACCATCGATACGGCGCTGCTGATGGCGGGCGTGCTCGACGCGAAGCAGTACTTCCACACGATGGACCCGCTGGACGTGGAGATCCGCGCCCTGGCCGACTCGCTGTACAACCGCGTGGACTGGGACTACATGCGCAACGGCGGCGCCGGCATCCGCATGGGCTGGAAGCCGGAGACGGGCTTCAACACGTTCGGCAACTGGATCGGTTACAACGAGGCGATGATCCTCTACGTGCTGGCGCTCGGCTCGCCGACGCACCCGGTGCCCACCACGACCTGGACCTACTGGACCAGCGGCTATTCGTGGCGCACCTACTACACCCAGAGCTACGTGTACTTCCCGCCCCTGTTCGGCCACCAGTACTCGCATTGCTGGATCGACTTCCGGGGCATCCCCGACACGTACATGGCGGCGCGTGGCATCGACTACTTCGAGAACTCCCGCCGGGCTACCTACGCGGCGCGTTCGTACTGCATCGCCAATCCGGGCGCTTTCGTCGGCTACGGCGAGAACCTGTGGGGCCTGACGGCTTCGGACGATCCGTTCGGCTACGCGGCGCACGGCGCGCCGCCGGCGCAGAGCGACAACGGCACCATCTCGCCGACGGCGGCCGCCAGTTCGATCCCGTTTGCGCCGGAGATCGTGCTGCCCGCCCTGCATCACATGTACGACGTCTGGGGCGCCGGCCTGTGGGGCAAGTACGGCTTCCGCGACGCGTTCAACCCGACCCTGTTCTGGTGGGGCCAGGACTGGCTGGGCATCGACCAGGGTCCGATCATCATCATGATCGAGAACTACCTGAATGGCTCGGTGTGGGAGCGCTATATGCAGAATCCCCAGGTCGTCCAGGGCCTGAAGCGCGCCGGCTTCCAGAACGTGTCAGCCGCGCCGCAGCCGACGCCGGGACCGCTCTCGGGCATCGAGCTGTACCAGAATGCCCCGAACCCGTTCCACGGTTCGACGACGATCTCGTTTGCCGTGCCCCAGGCCGGGCCGGTGACCTTGAAGCTCTATGACCTTCGCGGGCGCCTGGTGCGCCATGTCGAGGCGGAAGCGGAAGCGGGCGACCTGCAGCAGATCACGCTGGACGGCCGGGGGCTGCCCAGCGGCGCGTATGCCTATTCCCTGGAGTCCGGCGGACGCAAGGAATGGAAGCGCTGCATCATCGTGAAGTGA
- a CDS encoding TonB-dependent receptor produces the protein MPFNWDQRHTINLTAALDAPGNWTVSTVAKITSGQPYTPVTEQAYGFGAATNSGRKPAGFLVDVRAEKKLGKDGEGGLFIRVFNLFDSRYFNGAVYPTTGSPYYSRTDSFDERLALADPTRFYPPRRLEMGVRWGWGGK, from the coding sequence GTGCCCTTCAACTGGGACCAGCGACACACGATCAACCTGACGGCGGCGCTGGACGCCCCCGGAAACTGGACCGTGTCCACCGTGGCGAAGATCACCAGCGGCCAGCCGTACACGCCCGTGACCGAGCAGGCCTACGGCTTCGGCGCCGCCACCAACTCGGGCCGCAAGCCGGCCGGTTTCCTGGTGGACGTGCGGGCCGAGAAGAAGCTGGGCAAGGACGGCGAGGGCGGCCTCTTCATCCGCGTGTTCAACCTGTTCGACTCGCGGTACTTCAACGGCGCGGTCTACCCGACCACCGGCAGTCCCTACTACAGCCGCACCGACAGCTTCGATGAACGGCTGGCCCTGGCCGACCCGACGCGATTCTACCCGCCGCGACGCCTGGAAATGGGCGTGCGCTGGGGCTGGGGAGGCAAGTGA
- a CDS encoding PorV/PorQ family protein: MPRRDCGTGQRPDQGRLDARHVPADRAGRPGAALGNAGSALPGGIEAVYYNTGALGLIEGAAVSYSHADWFAGISHDYVGMALPVSGLGNIFASVTALNSGDIEVRTVEDPLGTGVNYTVSNVALGLGYGRRITERFAAGLQANYVTEKIWNTSDRTMTFNLGALYQLNDNGARLGFSLANIGTSARFTGRDLNITYDQDPDSYGDNNALPGEQSTDAFPLPGLFRLGLSWPVTFSERSHLLLLAEGLHPNDNSESMNLGAEWELRDLLALRLGYQTLFQTDSQLGLTFGFGVKGKLGGNSYRFDYAWAGHEFLDDTHRLTMVVEF; the protein is encoded by the coding sequence ATGCCTCGCAGGGACTGCGGGACAGGCCAGCGCCCAGACCAAGGTCGGCTCGACGCTCGGCACGTTCCTGCGGATCGAGCCGGGCGCCCGGGCGCCGCCCTGGGCAATGCCGGCTCGGCCCTGCCGGGCGGCATCGAGGCCGTCTACTACAACACCGGGGCGCTGGGGCTCATCGAGGGCGCGGCCGTCTCGTACTCGCACGCCGACTGGTTCGCCGGCATCAGCCACGACTACGTGGGGATGGCGCTGCCGGTCAGCGGGCTGGGCAACATCTTCGCCAGCGTGACGGCGCTCAACTCGGGCGACATCGAGGTGCGCACGGTCGAGGACCCGCTGGGCACGGGCGTGAACTACACGGTGAGCAACGTGGCGCTGGGCCTCGGCTACGGACGACGCATCACCGAGCGCTTCGCGGCGGGCCTGCAGGCCAACTACGTCACCGAGAAGATCTGGAACACGTCGGACCGCACGATGACGTTCAACCTGGGTGCGCTGTACCAGCTGAACGACAACGGCGCCCGGCTGGGGTTCAGTCTGGCCAACATCGGCACCAGTGCGCGTTTCACGGGCCGTGACCTGAACATCACCTATGACCAGGATCCCGACTCCTACGGCGACAACAACGCCCTGCCGGGCGAGCAGAGCACCGATGCGTTCCCGCTGCCGGGCCTGTTCCGGCTGGGCCTGAGCTGGCCGGTCACCTTCAGCGAGCGCAGCCACCTGCTGCTGCTGGCCGAGGGCCTGCATCCGAACGACAACAGCGAGAGCATGAACCTTGGCGCCGAGTGGGAGCTGCGCGACCTGCTGGCGCTGCGCCTGGGCTACCAGACGCTGTTCCAGACCGACAGCCAGCTGGGCCTGACGTTCGGTTTCGGCGTGAAGGGCAAGCTGGGCGGCAACAGCTACCGGTTCGACTACGCCTGGGCCGGGCACGAGTTCCTCGATGACACGCACCGCTTGACCATGGTGGTCGAGTTCTAG